The Raphanus sativus cultivar WK10039 chromosome 6, ASM80110v3, whole genome shotgun sequence sequence GGGTTTAATGTCGTTTGATCAGATCTGGGACGAGGTGGAGAAAGAGGTGGCGGTTGCGTCGGAGATCGGGGAATCTAGGGTTTATGTCGTGAGCTGGAACGATCATTTCTTTGTGGTGAAGGCAGGTTTAGATGGGTACTGTGTGATTGATTCGTTAGGGGAGAGACTGTTCGAAGGGTGCAAGCAGGCGTATATTCTAAAGTTTGATGATTCGAGTTTGATGTATGAGAAAGAGGGGGGAGCGTCATCCTCGGAGGAGGAGAAATTGGTTTGTAAAGGTAAAGAGTGTTGCAGAGAGTATATAAAGAGGTTTCTTGCGGCGATTCCGGTGGCGGAGTTGGCGGCGAAAGAAGAGAAAGGGGATGTGGTTGATGTTTCTCTTCTTCATGAGAAACTTCAGATTGATTTGCATCATATTATGTTGATTGGTGACTAGAGATTTGTTTAGTGTAGAAATTGTTAGGATTGTTAGATTAGAGAGAGTATTTTGTGCATATGGTTCGTTATAATTCTCAGCTTAAGCAGCCAATGTGTTGGGGGAAAAAAACAATAAGAAGTTTCCAGTTGTCTTTGGTGTTGGTATTAGAATCCAAACATGGTTTCTACTTTTTTGTCTTGTTTTGAGTAATGGAAGGTAGAACAGAGAAAGGATTTTGGGATGAAAAGCAAAACAAAGTGTAGTTTAGTTCCGATTTTAACCGCTCTCGCCAGGGGATTTACTACTTGACTAAGAGTCCCTATTACTCATTAGCAGGAAGTGTTAAAGCTATTTGAGACCCTTCCTTCACCTAACTTCTGGTTAGGTTGCTTTTTGTTCGTATTACCTGATAATGGATTTACATGTTAGTTGTATGGCCTCCAGTATAGGATAGAAGAAAGGGTCTTTCTTAGATGGGATACCAGTCCATTTGCTGAAGATGCAGCGGATCTCACCTACGAGGGATGCTGGAAATGATTGTCTATTCTACCGTGCCAAATAAAGATCCACGTAATGATGTTATCTTGTTAAAGCATGGACTGGATGACTATAATGACTTCTCATCAAAAATACATGGGAGCAAATTCATGAACAAGGCTTAAGCTGGTATCGTTTGGACAATCAGTTCCACGCCAGACCTTCATATTCTGGTTAGTGATGCGTGACTGGCTCTCCATGCATGGGGTATTACTCATTTTTGGCAATTCTTACTTCCAAGTTCCAACTGCCTAACCACTACATGCTGGTTTAGTGGTAAGCGCCAAAGAAAAAGCGTCATAGGTTCCACATGCGGTGGCTACTGGGGCTAGCattaaatcgcaagaatacgtggaTTGTCGTCGGCCTCGTGGGATTAGTCTGGACGAAGCCTGAGATCCtcacggttatcaaaaaaaaaaagttccaacTGCCTTATTTCACATAAATCCACGTGCGAGAAACGTAAAGACTTTGATTGGTGATATGTGGTGTAGTTGATTTGTTGAGTTAGgagtaattttataaataaaactaataaatttatatgtttaaatcatagttatataaaattattcatttaaacttctatatttaattgtacatacattcatatatttatataaaaaacagagcggatcggatatccgactataattttttaatagttgtgatttgtttattttttaacgaatattaatttttaatctttgttttgtttcgaaGACTTATGAATATCTAAATTTTtcgaatcaaaacaaataacaaatcgAATCAAAATTAACGAATTAGGACCGACCCTCAATAGAAGCTGATGACGCATGTGTTTCAGGGCAGACCAACACTAAATATTGTTTGGGGTACCTGATTCTATAGCTTTAGTGGTGAAGAAATAATACAGAACACCTGAGGAGGttcaaatttcaaaagtttagtttttaatattttcatggTTTTTGTAAAATAGTGGAccaaaaaactttttttacttCAGGGCCTAAATATATCATGCCCGACTCtgcataattttaattttggtcagcataaaataaaatgatgttattttggcaattatattttctataacatACCTTGATGAAAGGAGGAAAATAATATTGTCTtgtaaactaaattttttatcGCAATCAAATTCTGGTGTTCATAAACAAGATGGACAACTGAAGGAGCCCAATCCTTCCCCAAATTAACCAAGCATATTATATAGTACGTATCACATGATTGTCGGGCGGTGATATTCGTTTATCCAGAAAGTGACCtggttatataaaaatgagACACCCTGACGTGAGTTGGGCATGAAGAGATCCAGCTTAGCTTTAGCCATAATTTAAACGACTGATCGTTTATGCAAAAGGGTCACATCCTAGCTgtcaatatataataaactcATTGGGTCACCTACTTTTTGGTCTAACAGAGACTTCCATATGCCTCTCGTAATTCATAAGAAACCAACAAATCTATTTCACCTAATAATTACAATATTTGAACCAATGGCCTCAGACTTCAAAACAGTTAGGACAACACACAACCCAAGACACAAACAAGTCCTATATTGTTTTGCAAGTCAAACTGTAACTCTCAAACCAACATAAATGTTTCTTTAACAAGTGAAAAACATCAAATAAGATATCAAAATGTTTAATACAAGATGGAatcagttgaaaaaaaaatacaagatgGAATCAAGATTATTAATAAAGTGTACAATGCAACTATAAATTCAAACTCGAGCAAAACACAGAGATTGCATCGTTTGAatgcaataaaaaaaaacacacgaGATCGAAGGTGAAAGACGAGTCAATCTACCATATATGACACTGAGAGAgtaaaataacaaacaaaaaaaaagaatgaaccATCAGTAAAGATTGTTGTAGTAATACCCCGTTGGTGGCGGTCCCATTCCGTGAACAGGTTGCATTCCATAAGGCATTCCACCTGGAACCTGACCGGTGTTCATCTTCGCCAAACTAGCTTGACCTCTCATCCCTTCACGCTGGTATTGCTGCCATAGCTGCTGCTCTTGACTCAACAGATactgcttcttctccatctccgcCATTTGCACGTAAGAAGGAGGTGGAATGGTCAGTGAAGCCGCGAACGGGTCTTGATTCACTTTCTCCACGGTTCCATCCGGTGCAGGTAAGGCCAGTACTTGAGTGTTGGTTTTACCCGGTAAAGGTAAAGCCACGCTGCTCGCACTTCCACCAGTTAACTGAGAAGTGCTCACGTGTTGTCTAACCACTCCCTGATCGTACATTCCGTTGAGTAGCAACGAATCAAACCCACCACCTAAAGCCGCTGTCTGTTTCTCTAAGTTGCTAGCTGTTTCCACCAGTGCCAGTTCCCAATCAGCTTTCCCTGGCTCAGCCGCAGGATTCTGCCAAGCTGAAGTCACTCCATCCGAAGGGAAAGCTTTACTTCCCGGTGGACCGGCGAAGAGAGCAAGCGCGAACTTGTTCCCTTGGTCATCATCACCAGTGACTTCATCTTCCCTTAGATCAACCAAATCCTCAGTGTATTGCGGGTTTTCCGGCTCAGCCtcaggtggaggaggaggagtgtAATTCTCAGGAGGAGGAAGCGCTTTGATCTCATTCATATTAGGCTCCTCTTCTTGAGCTaccggcggaggaggaggaggaggaggttcaATCTCTTTCCTCTCAGGACTCTTCCCTCTCTTTGCTCTATCTCTCACAAACTCTTCCAACGTCTCCAACAACTTACTCGTAATCCTCTGAACTTCCGGATACTCCGAAGATCTCCCCACGCCAGTCTCCTTACACCAATCATAAAACGCGATGAGCTCATCGATCTGTTTGGCCGCACTCGCGTAAGCATCAAAGGCCTTGACACAATCCGTATACTCCATATCGAAAAACTTATCGAGCAAAACAGCTAGAACCTCGCAGATATCGGCGTAAAGCTTAAAACTCTCCCTCACGACTGGGTACAAGGCGATCAACACCATCCTACTGTTCTTAGCTAAACCAGTAGGTCTCAGGTTCAAGAACCGATCCAGCAGCCTCTGTAAATGTCCCATCTTCCCGAAAATCCTCTCCTGCGTCATTTCAGGCAACGGAGTAgcagctcttcctcctcctctcatCTCAGTGACATCTCCGTAAGACCTAGTTCTCCTAGACACACCACCGTTTTCATAATCATAAGATCTCTGAGGCGGAGATCGAAAGTCAAAGTCGTCTTTTCTTCCTCTACCATTGCTATGATGGCTACTACTATTACTCTTCCTCTCGAACAAAGCCAGCTCAAGCTTCTGGTCCAAGTAACAAGCATAAGTCCTGACGAAAGCCGAGTGATCCCACGAGCTGGAATGCGCCTCGTCGCGGAAACCAGACATGTTGAGCATCCTCGCACCTCCTCGCCGTCTCGTCGAGTGGTGGAGAATCTCTTCTTGAAAAAGAGGGTCTCCTTCGCTGAGGAGGCGGTGGAGGAGCGTGAGGGCCTTGAGAGCGACGACCCAGTCGCGCGTTTTGCCCAGACGCCGAGAGACGGAGGCGACGCAGGCGAGGACGTAGCCGCGGGAGAGGGATGTCAGGTTTAGGATCTGGCGGATGTGCTTCTCGCTCGCGGGACGGTCGTCGTCGTGGCTCGTGGCTTTCACGATGGCTACTTCGAGGTCTGGTGCCGTGTTGCTCGATACTTTCGCGATCCCGATGCTCGTCTGGTCCTTGACCGCTCCGATGGCTTTTCGAATACTCGGCGCCATCTCCTATATTTGCATTCAAATTcggttaagttttttttctttcttcacaTATTTGAATTTAACGGGAAAAAACATTTGAAtaaatgaaattgtttttttttttctttttgctttgtatcgagttttattttctaaaagcTATTTCTGGAAAATACCGTTGGGAGATTTTTTTCTTCGCTAGATCTACGGAGGAAGATTCTTCGTGTGTCAGACGTCGGAAACGGTGTCGGATTGTTTGGATATTTGACTATTTTGGTTCACGGGAGCTTTAGATCTGTaaaagaagaggaggaagaagatttAGAAGACGAAATTTGGCGGTGTGAGATTCGACGAAGGGTGTCGACAAAGGTGGTGGTGTctgaagaggaagagaaagataTGAATTTAAGACGGGAATTGGAGTGCGTGATGACGTGGGTATAATGGAGACTTTGATCTGGAGATATATGCgatttcttttattattatcggAACTGTCAGAAGCTGTCAGCTGTATGCCTGTCGGAAGGTAAATTGTTATTTGCCTAATTGATATGTTATTTTTCTGTGTGgagaattatgtttttttttgtgtgaattATGTCTACCTTTTTAAAATGTAGTTAAGAcattgtgtttcaaaaaagaagaagctaaaactaaaaatatacttTGAGTTAATTTTGTAGAAGCAGAAAGTATTACTTTCATTCCTTCGATTGAATACTAAAGTGTTGAGATCGATAATCAACGACGTTCCAGACTTTTTTTTAAAGGGCTATTTAGctcaatatcaaaattttggatGGTAATTGCAGAAGTGtgcaaattttttattaattgggGAACCATGTAACTTAACGTACGGCTTCACGATTCTGTCCTTGAGAAATCACGTGAAATGGAAAATTTGAGTAACCTGCAACCGGCAGTTTTGACGATTTAACAGGTTATTGAGAAAGTCAACACGGATTGAAAACCGGTTATTTTCGTGATGTGaaatgaagagagagaagaagatattttGATGAGCATACAAAATGTTtgaagaagagaaaatattttcgGGTGGGATAAGATATTTATGACAAGGAGTTTCGTAGATTTTGTTCAATTTCTGGGCCAAATTATTAACCGATTAATCTAATAATTACAGACCATCGAAATTGTTAACTGGCTAACATTAGTTGGACACCGGAATTGAGAATATAAATATACCGGTTAATTATTCGTATACATAGCGTTTGGGTTCATTGTTTTACAATGGGTTTTGGGTATAGAGTTGAACATAGGGTTTAGGTGTAGTCGTAATTAATGGGTTTTACAATGGGTTTACAATCAACACTATACCCTATATACATTTTCTAATAAAGAACCCTAACCCCTGTGTTCAACACTATACCCTTAACACATTGTAAATTTATCAACCCTAACCCCGTATtcaacactataccctaaacccattgtCAAATAATCAACCCAAACCTCGTATTCaatactataccctaaacccatgaaCAAATAATCAACCAAAACCCTGTGGTCATCATTGTACCCTAAACCcattttaaattaatcaatCCAAACCCAGTGTtcaacactataccctaaacctttccTCAAACAATCAACCCAAATTCCATGGtcaacactataccctaaacccattgtCAAATAATCAACCCAAACTCCGTGTtcaacactataccctaaacatTTCCTCAAACAATCAACCCAAACTCCGTGGtcaacactaaaccctaaacccattgTCAAATAGTCAATCCAAACCCCGTGTtcaacactaaaccctaaacccttccTAAAACAATCAACCCAAACCACAATGTAACAAACTAAATCCTTATCCCTTACACTCCCTATTCCCCGAAGATAATTTTTCCTGTATTATATCTACAATCCGACCAATAAGAACAATTAGCCGAACAATCAATGtcattaattataaatagaattGTTAGTTAAAAAACCTGGAAGTTTCTTCAATCACATGGGCGTCCTAAACCTGGAAGTTCAAATATGTAAACATCATAAACCGGGTACAAGGTACATAAACCATAGTTGACTATACATAAAAACCGGATACAAGGTATAGAAACCAGATTCGAGTATATACATAAAAACCGCATACAAGGTATAAAAACCGGCTACGAGTATAATTGCGTGAGTACTATTTTTGTCGACTTACAGGGACTTCGTTAGGTGATCCGGGCGGAGATGAGTAATGGTTGAGATTTGCCAACCTTGATCATCTCCATCTCGCCAGTCCCGTTCTCAGAAGAGAATCGGACAAGACTCGTATGACCGCCTACAGTCCCGTCGAGGTTGTGGAGGAGTCAGAACTCCAGTTTGACTCGGTCTTTGAGTCAGAGGTAAGAGGGTCATCAGTCCCATCTTCACCCGACGATACATCATCGGTCATATTATTCTCTGAGGATGAGGTTTGTCTCGTTCGGAGTCTCACCGACTCATCTATGAAGTGTGGTGAGCGATCGTTTTGTAAAATAGTGGGAGAAAGAGATTGATTTTTTGcacaaaagagaaagaaagtcCTGATTCTTTGCATTATTGACACTTTTTGTGTACAACCGCCTGTTTCAAGTAATCACATCTGACGTGTAACATATACTGTGTTTTGCTTTTCGTATGAATAATGGCTGAGATTTTCCAAAACATTTGCGATCATCCTCACCCTCCGCAAACACCATCTGAGGTAAATCGACATTGGTTTCTTCCactatatattttggataatcGACAATTCTTGAAGCAACCATTT is a genomic window containing:
- the LOC108807359 gene encoding putative clathrin assembly protein At2g25430 isoform X2, giving the protein MAPSIRKAIGAVKDQTSIGIAKVSSNTAPDLEVAIVKATSHDDDRPASEKHIRQILNLTSLSRGYVLACVASVSRRLGKTRDWVVALKALTLLHRLLSEGDPLFQEEILHHSTRRRGGARMLNMSGFRDEAHSSSWDHSAFVRTYACYLDQKLELALFERKSNSSSHHSNGRGRKDDFDFRSPPQRSYDYENGGVSRRTRSYGDVTEMRGGGRAATPLPEMTQERIFGKMGHLQRLLDRFLNLRPTGLAKNSRMVLIALYPVVRESFKLYADICEVLAVLLDKFFDMEYTDCVKAFDAYASAAKQIDELIAFYDWCKETGVGRSSEYPEVQRITSKLLETLEEFVRDRAKRGKSPERKEIEPPPPPPPPVAQEEEPNMNEIKALPPPENYTPPPPPEAEPENPQYTEDLVDLREDEVTGDDDQGNKFALALFAGPPGSKAFPSDGVTSAWQNPAAEPGKADWELALVETASNLEKQTAALGGGFDSLLLNGMYDQGVVRQHVSTSQLTGGSASSVALPLPGKTNTQVLALPAPDGTVEKVNQDPFAASLTIPPPSYVQMAEMEKKQYLLSQEQQLWQQYQREGMRGQASLAKMNTGQVPGGMPYGMQPVHGMGPPPTGSLSG
- the LOC108807359 gene encoding putative clathrin assembly protein At2g25430 isoform X1 is translated as MAPSIRKAIGAVKDQTSIGIAKVSSNTAPDLEVAIVKATSHDDDRPASEKHIRQILNLTSLSRGYVLACVASVSRRLGKTRDWVVALKALTLLHRLLSEGDPLFQEEILHHSTRRRGGARMLNMSGFRDEAHSSSWDHSAFVRTYACYLDQKLELALFERKSNSSSHHSNGRGRKDDFDFRSPPQRSYDYENGGVSRRTRSYGDVTEMRGGGRAATPLPEMTQERIFGKMGHLQRLLDRFLNLRPTGLAKNSRMVLIALYPVVRESFKLYADICEVLAVLLDKFFDMEYTDCVKAFDAYASAAKQIDELIAFYDWCKETGVGRSSEYPEVQRITSKLLETLEEFVRDRAKRGKSPERKEIEPPPPPPPPVAQEEEPNMNEIKALPPPENYTPPPPPEAEPENPQYTEDLVDLREDEVTGDDDQGNKFALALFAGPPGSKAFPSDGVTSAWQNPAAEPGKADWELALVETASNLEKQTAALGGGFDSLLLNGMYDQGVVRQHVSTSQLTGGSASSVALPLPGKTNTQVLALPAPDGTVEKVNQDPFAASLTIPPPSYVQMAEMEKKQYLLSQEQQLWQQYQREGMRGQASLAKMNTGQVPGGMPYGMQPVHGMGPPPTGYYYNNLY